In Mycobacterium tuberculosis H37Rv, a single window of DNA contains:
- a CDS encoding phthiotriol/phenolphthiotriol dimycocerosates methyltransferase, giving the protein MAFSRTHSLLARAGSTSTYKRVWRYWYPLMTRGLGNDEIVFINWAYEEDPPMDLPLEASDEPNRAHINLYHRTATQVDLGGKQVLEVSCGHGGGASYLTRTLHPASYTGLDLNQAGIKLCKKRHRLPGLDFVRGDAENLPFDDESFDVVLNVEASHCYPHFRRFLAEVVRVLRPGGYFPYADLRPNNEIAAWEADLAATPLRQLSQRQINAEVLRGIGNNSQKSRDLVDRHLPAFLRFAGREFIGVQGTQLSRYLEGGELSYRMYCFTKD; this is encoded by the coding sequence ATGGCCTTCAGTCGAACCCACAGCCTCCTCGCCCGCGCGGGCAGTACCTCGACCTACAAGAGAGTTTGGCGGTACTGGTACCCGTTGATGACGCGCGGACTCGGTAACGACGAAATCGTGTTCATCAACTGGGCCTATGAGGAAGATCCGCCGATGGACCTGCCACTGGAGGCATCCGACGAGCCCAACCGAGCCCACATCAACCTGTACCACCGCACCGCGACCCAGGTCGATCTGGGCGGCAAGCAGGTGCTGGAGGTCAGTTGCGGACACGGCGGCGGAGCCTCTTACCTCACACGCACGTTGCACCCGGCCTCCTACACCGGCCTGGACTTGAACCAGGCGGGAATCAAGTTGTGCAAGAAACGACACCGGCTGCCTGGTTTGGACTTCGTGCGAGGTGACGCCGAAAACCTGCCCTTCGACGACGAATCCTTCGATGTTGTGCTCAATGTCGAAGCCTCGCACTGTTACCCGCACTTTCGGCGTTTCCTCGCCGAGGTGGTTCGCGTGCTGCGCCCAGGAGGGTACTTCCCATACGCCGACCTGCGCCCCAACAATGAGATCGCCGCATGGGAGGCCGACCTCGCTGCTACCCCGCTGCGGCAACTGTCGCAGCGGCAAATCAACGCCGAAGTGCTGCGCGGCATCGGAAACAATTCACAGAAGTCACGGGACCTGGTCGACCGCCATTTGCCGGCCTTCCTGCGTTTCGCGGGCCGCGAATTCATCGGTGTGCAGGGCACGCAGCTGTCCCGCTACCTGGAAGGCGGGGAACTCTCGTACCGGATGTACTGCTTCACCAAGGACTGA
- a CDS encoding hypothetical protein (This region is a possible MT-complex-specific genomic island (See Becq et al., 2007 PMID:17545187).) gives MKSLKLARFIARSAAFEVSRRYSERDLKHQFVKQLKSRRVDVVFDVGANSGQYAAGLRRAAYKGRIVSFEPLSGPFTILESKASTDPLWDCRQHALGDSDGTVTINIAGNAGQSSSVLPMLKSHQNAFPPANYVGTQEASIHRLDSVAPEFLGMNGVAFLKVDVQGFEKQVLAGGKSTIDDHCVGMQLELSFLPLYEGGMLIPEALDLVYSLGFTLTGLLPCFIDANNGRMLQADGIFFREDD, from the coding sequence GTGAAATCGTTGAAACTCGCTCGTTTCATCGCGCGTAGCGCCGCCTTCGAGGTTTCGCGCCGCTATTCTGAGCGAGACCTGAAGCACCAGTTTGTGAAGCAACTCAAATCGCGTCGGGTAGATGTCGTTTTCGATGTCGGCGCCAACTCAGGACAATACGCCGCCGGCCTCCGCCGAGCAGCATATAAGGGCCGCATTGTCTCGTTCGAACCGCTATCCGGACCGTTTACGATCTTGGAAAGCAAAGCGTCAACGGATCCACTTTGGGATTGCCGGCAGCATGCGTTGGGCGATTCTGATGGAACGGTTACGATCAATATCGCAGGAAACGCCGGTCAGAGCAGTTCCGTCTTGCCCATGCTGAAAAGTCATCAGAACGCTTTTCCCCCGGCAAACTATGTCGGTACCCAAGAGGCGTCCATACATCGACTTGATTCCGTGGCGCCAGAATTTCTAGGCATGAACGGTGTCGCTTTTCTCAAGGTCGACGTTCAAGGCTTTGAAAAGCAGGTGCTCGCCGGGGGCAAATCAACCATAGATGACCATTGCGTCGGCATGCAACTCGAACTGTCCTTCCTGCCGTTGTACGAAGGTGGCATGCTCATTCCTGAAGCCCTCGATCTCGTGTATTCCTTGGGCTTCACGTTGACGGGATTGCTGCCTTGTTTCATTGATGCAAATAATGGTCGAATGTTGCAGGCCGACGGCATCTTTTTCCGCGAGGACGATTGA
- a CDS encoding hypothetical protein (This region is a possible MT-complex-specific genomic island (See Becq et al., 2007 PMID:17545187).): MQFQDVRLMRVVVCRRLGPAKGQRRWRPLDLGTTGCFENLGAQRPTYRMRAIRMLECAMPNRLVRSLQRWRPFGLPPHRWRLAPWYWRGLQVTLEPGSAIAWIVRLTGGFEETEIDIAAALYSALYPDRCILDVGANVGIHSLAWARLAPVVALEPAPGTHSRLEANVAANGLQDRIRTLRTAAGDAVGEVDFFVAADSAFSSLNDTGRIRIRERTRVPCTTLDALAAELPLPVGLLKIDVEGLERAVIAGAAELLRRDRPVLLVEIYGGAASNPDPERTIADIRAYGYEPFVYADDAGLQPYQRHRDDRYCYFFIPSRKG; this comes from the coding sequence GTGCAGTTCCAAGATGTGCGCCTGATGCGGGTGGTAGTGTGCAGACGGCTTGGGCCGGCGAAGGGCCAGCGGCGTTGGCGCCCTTTGGATCTGGGCACCACTGGTTGTTTCGAGAACCTCGGAGCTCAACGGCCGACCTACCGGATGCGGGCGATCCGGATGTTAGAGTGCGCCATGCCAAACCGCCTCGTTCGAAGCCTGCAACGCTGGCGGCCGTTTGGCTTGCCCCCCCATCGGTGGCGGCTGGCCCCCTGGTATTGGCGCGGCCTCCAGGTCACCCTTGAGCCGGGGTCGGCCATCGCGTGGATCGTTCGGTTGACCGGCGGGTTCGAGGAGACCGAGATCGACATCGCGGCGGCGCTCTATTCCGCGCTCTACCCAGACCGCTGCATCCTCGACGTCGGAGCCAACGTCGGCATACACAGCCTGGCCTGGGCGAGGTTAGCCCCGGTGGTAGCCCTGGAGCCGGCGCCGGGCACCCATTCGCGGTTGGAGGCCAACGTGGCCGCCAACGGCCTGCAAGACCGCATCCGCACGCTGCGGACGGCCGCCGGGGACGCGGTCGGCGAGGTCGACTTTTTCGTGGCGGCCGACAGCGCCTTCAGTTCGCTAAACGACACGGGACGAATTCGGATTCGCGAGCGGACACGGGTGCCGTGTACCACGCTGGACGCGCTCGCCGCCGAGCTGCCCCTCCCGGTGGGTCTGCTGAAGATCGACGTTGAGGGCCTCGAGCGCGCGGTCATCGCGGGCGCCGCGGAGCTTCTGCGGCGCGATCGCCCGGTCCTGCTGGTGGAGATCTACGGGGGCGCCGCCTCTAATCCGGACCCGGAACGGACCATTGCGGACATCCGCGCGTACGGTTACGAACCGTTCGTCTACGCCGACGATGCGGGGCTGCAGCCCTACCAACGGCACCGCGACGACCGGTACTGCTACTTCTTTATTCCGAGCCGGAAGGGATAG
- a CDS encoding hypothetical protein (This region is a possible MT-complex-specific genomic island (See Becq et al., 2007 PMID:17545187).), translated as MRLPGMLRPTAERHFHSIFYLRHNARRQEHLATLGLDLGNKSVLEVGAGIGDHTQFFLDRGCKVLCTEPRGENLDVIRQRFGSNPNVTVDHLDLDGDLPAEAHQYDVVYCYGVLYHLSRPAEALAWMCDRAVDLLLLETCVSYSGEDEPFLVSERASSPSQAITGTGCRPSRVWVMNRLREKMPHVYVTATQPRHRQFPLDWRANGPIASTGLARAVFVASRAPLNLPTLVEELPMVQRRC; from the coding sequence ATGCGACTCCCCGGCATGTTGCGCCCGACTGCGGAACGGCATTTTCACAGCATCTTTTACCTTCGGCACAACGCCCGCCGTCAGGAGCACCTGGCCACGCTGGGGCTCGACCTCGGCAACAAGAGCGTGCTGGAGGTTGGTGCCGGGATCGGCGATCACACGCAGTTCTTCCTCGACCGCGGGTGCAAGGTGCTCTGCACCGAGCCCCGGGGGGAGAATCTGGATGTCATTCGCCAACGCTTCGGGTCCAATCCCAATGTCACAGTCGACCACCTAGATCTCGACGGCGATCTCCCAGCAGAAGCGCACCAATACGACGTGGTGTACTGCTATGGAGTGCTCTACCACCTCTCCCGTCCTGCCGAGGCGCTGGCGTGGATGTGTGACCGCGCAGTGGACCTTCTGCTGCTGGAGACATGCGTGAGCTATTCCGGCGAAGACGAGCCTTTTCTGGTTAGTGAGAGGGCTTCCTCGCCGAGCCAGGCGATAACCGGCACGGGGTGTCGGCCTTCGCGCGTGTGGGTGATGAACCGACTGAGGGAGAAGATGCCGCACGTATATGTGACCGCTACGCAGCCCCGGCACCGGCAGTTTCCACTGGATTGGCGGGCGAACGGACCGATAGCTTCCACAGGTTTGGCTCGTGCGGTGTTTGTCGCTTCGCGGGCTCCGCTGAACCTGCCGACCCTGGTCGAGGAGCTTCCGATGGTGCAGCGCCGGTGCTGA
- a CDS encoding phthiodiolone/phenolphthiodiolone dimycocerosates ketoreductase — protein sequence MGGLRFGFVDALVHSRLPPTLPARSSMAAATVMGADSYWVGDHLNALVPRSIATSEYLGIAAKFVPKIDANYEPWTMLGNLAFGLPSRLRLGVCVTDAGRRNPAVTAQAAATLHLLTRGRAILGIGVGEREGNEPYGVEWTKPVARFEEALATIRALWNSNGELISRESPYFPLHNALFDLPPYRGKWPEIWVAAHGPRMLRATGRYADAWIPIVVVRPSDYSRALEAVRSAASDAGRDPMSITPAAVRGIITGRNRDDVEEALESVVVKMTALGVPGEAWARHGVEHPMGADFSGVQDIIPQTMDKQTVLSYAAKVPAALMKEVVFSGTPDEVIDQVAEWRDHGLRYVVLINGSLVNPSLRKTVTAVLPHAKVLRGLKKL from the coding sequence GTGGGCGGACTTCGTTTCGGTTTTGTTGATGCCCTCGTGCACTCGCGGTTGCCGCCGACCCTGCCGGCACGGTCTAGCATGGCGGCCGCCACCGTGATGGGCGCCGACTCGTATTGGGTCGGCGACCATCTGAATGCGCTGGTGCCGCGCTCGATTGCGACTTCCGAATATCTCGGAATTGCGGCGAAATTCGTGCCCAAGATCGATGCCAATTACGAACCGTGGACGATGCTTGGAAACCTCGCCTTCGGGTTGCCCAGCCGTCTGCGACTGGGCGTGTGCGTGACCGATGCAGGTCGGCGCAATCCAGCGGTCACAGCCCAGGCTGCCGCGACTTTGCACTTGCTTACCCGAGGCCGAGCCATATTGGGTATCGGTGTCGGGGAACGTGAAGGCAACGAGCCCTACGGTGTGGAGTGGACCAAACCGGTGGCGCGGTTCGAAGAAGCCCTGGCCACCATTCGCGCGTTGTGGAATTCAAACGGGGAGCTTATCTCACGTGAATCGCCATACTTTCCGTTACATAACGCCTTGTTCGACCTTCCGCCATACCGTGGGAAATGGCCCGAAATCTGGGTCGCGGCCCACGGGCCGCGGATGTTACGGGCCACCGGACGTTACGCCGATGCCTGGATTCCCATTGTTGTGGTTCGTCCCAGCGACTACAGTCGCGCACTCGAAGCGGTGCGCAGCGCGGCGTCCGATGCCGGACGCGACCCAATGTCGATTACTCCGGCGGCGGTGCGCGGCATCATCACTGGACGGAATCGCGACGACGTGGAAGAGGCGCTGGAATCTGTCGTTGTGAAGATGACCGCGCTCGGGGTACCTGGGGAAGCCTGGGCGCGTCACGGCGTCGAGCATCCAATGGGAGCCGACTTCTCCGGTGTGCAGGACATCATCCCGCAAACCATGGACAAACAGACGGTTTTGTCCTACGCGGCCAAGGTCCCGGCTGCGCTTATGAAAGAAGTCGTCTTCAGTGGAACCCCTGACGAAGTCATCGATCAAGTAGCGGAATGGCGAGATCACGGGCTGCGCTACGTTGTGCTGATCAACGGCAGTTTGGTTAACCCCAGCCTGCGCAAGACGGTGACGGCTGTCCTGCCGCACGCCAAGGTTTTGCGCGGGCTCAAGAAGCTATGA
- a CDS encoding chorismate pyruvate-lyase codes for MTECFLSDQEIRKLNRDLRILIAANGTLTRVLNIVADDEVIVQIVKQRIHDVSPKLSEFEQLGQVGVGRVLQRYIILKGRNSEHLFVAAESLIAIDRLPAAIITRLTQTNDPLGEVMAASHIETFKEEAKVWVGDLPGWLALHGYQNSRKRAVARRYRVISGGQPIMVVTEHFLRSVFRDAPHEEPDRWQFSNAITLAR; via the coding sequence ATGACCGAGTGTTTTCTATCTGATCAAGAGATCCGAAAGCTCAATCGTGACCTTCGAATACTGATAGCAGCTAATGGCACCCTCACTAGGGTTCTCAACATTGTCGCTGACGATGAGGTGATCGTGCAAATCGTCAAGCAGCGGATTCACGATGTTTCACCGAAGCTATCCGAATTCGAGCAGCTAGGGCAGGTGGGGGTCGGCCGTGTTCTGCAGCGGTACATCATACTTAAAGGTCGGAACTCGGAACACTTATTTGTAGCCGCGGAGTCGTTGATTGCGATTGATCGGTTGCCGGCTGCAATTATAACAAGGTTGACGCAGACAAACGATCCTCTCGGCGAGGTTATGGCAGCCAGCCACATCGAGACCTTCAAGGAAGAGGCTAAAGTCTGGGTCGGAGATTTGCCAGGTTGGCTCGCGCTCCACGGGTATCAGAATTCCCGAAAGAGAGCCGTTGCCCGCCGTTATCGCGTTATTTCCGGAGGCCAGCCGATCATGGTGGTGACGGAGCACTTTCTACGAAGCGTATTTCGAGATGCTCCGCATGAAGAACCTGATCGCTGGCAGTTTTCAAATGCCATCACTCTGGCGCGCTAG
- a CDS encoding trans-acting enoyl reductase: MSPAEREFDIVLYGATGFSGKLTAEHLAHSGSTARIALAGRSSERLRGVRMMLGPNAADWPLILADASQPLTLEAMAARAQVVLTTVGPYTRYGLPLVAACAKAGTDYADLTGELMFCRNSIDLYHKQAADTGARIILACGFDSIPSDLNVYQLYRRSVEDGTGELCDTDLVLRSFSQRWVSGGSVATYSEAMRTASSDPEARRLVTDPYTLTTDRGAEPELGAQPDFLRRPGRDLAPELAGFWTGGFVQAPFNTRIVRRSNALQEWAYGRRFRYSETMSLGKSMAAPILAAAVTGTVAGTIGLGNKYFDRLPRRLVERVTPKPGTGPSRKTQERGHYTFETYTTTTTGARYRATFAHNVDAYKSTAVLLAQSGLALALDRDRLAELRGVLTPAAAMGDALLARLPGAGVVMGTTRLS, from the coding sequence ATGAGCCCAGCTGAGCGCGAGTTCGACATCGTTCTATATGGCGCCACCGGCTTCTCCGGCAAGCTGACCGCCGAACACCTCGCTCACAGCGGGTCAACAGCACGGATCGCATTGGCCGGTCGGTCAAGCGAACGGCTGCGGGGCGTGCGGATGATGTTGGGCCCGAACGCAGCGGACTGGCCGCTGATCCTCGCCGACGCATCCCAACCCTTGACGCTCGAGGCGATGGCCGCGCGGGCCCAGGTGGTGCTGACCACGGTCGGCCCCTACACGCGTTACGGCCTGCCGCTGGTGGCGGCCTGCGCGAAGGCCGGAACCGACTATGCCGACCTGACTGGCGAGTTGATGTTCTGCCGAAACAGCATCGATCTGTACCACAAACAAGCCGCCGACACGGGCGCCCGGATAATCCTGGCGTGCGGATTCGATTCGATCCCTTCGGATTTGAACGTGTATCAGCTGTACCGTCGGTCCGTCGAGGACGGCACCGGTGAACTGTGTGACACCGACCTCGTGCTGCGTTCATTCTCGCAACGCTGGGTCTCCGGCGGCTCGGTAGCAACGTATTCCGAAGCAATGCGCACGGCATCCAGCGACCCCGAGGCCCGTCGGCTCGTCACCGACCCGTACACGCTGACCACGGACCGGGGCGCCGAACCCGAACTTGGTGCGCAGCCGGATTTTCTTCGGCGTCCAGGACGTGATCTGGCGCCCGAACTTGCCGGCTTCTGGACCGGCGGGTTTGTGCAGGCTCCGTTTAACACTCGAATCGTTCGGCGTAGCAACGCATTACAGGAGTGGGCTTATGGCCGGCGGTTCCGCTACTCGGAAACAATGAGTCTGGGAAAGTCGATGGCGGCGCCGATTCTCGCCGCAGCCGTCACCGGCACTGTGGCGGGCACCATCGGGTTGGGGAATAAGTATTTCGACCGACTACCCCGACGATTAGTGGAGCGCGTCACGCCAAAGCCAGGCACCGGTCCGAGCCGGAAAACGCAAGAGCGGGGCCATTACACCTTCGAGACGTACACCACCACGACGACCGGTGCCCGCTACAGGGCGACTTTCGCGCACAACGTCGACGCGTACAAGTCGACCGCGGTGTTGCTCGCGCAGAGTGGTCTGGCGCTGGCGCTCGATCGCGATCGGCTCGCCGAGCTGCGGGGGGTGCTCACTCCCGCAGCGGCGATGGGCGATGCGTTGTTGGCGCGCCTCCCGGGCGCCGGCGTGGTCATGGGAACGACCAGGCTGAGCTAA
- a CDS encoding PGL/p-HBAD biosynthesis glycosyltransferase (This region is a possible MT-complex-specific genomic island (See Becq et al., 2007 PMID:17545187).) — translation MVQTKRYAGLTAANTKKVAMAAPMFSIIIPTLNVAAVLPACLDSIARQTCGDFELVLVDGGSTDETLDIANIFAPNLGERLIIHRDTDQGVYDAMNRGVDLATGTWLLFLGADDSLYEADTLARVAAFIGEHEPSDLVYGDVIMRSTNFRWGGAFDLDRLLFKRNICHQAIFYRRGLFGTIGPYNLRYRVLADWDFNIRCFSNPALVTRYMHVVVASYNEFGGLSNTIVDKEFLKRLPMSTRLGIRLVIVLVRRWPKVISRAMVMRTVISWRRRR, via the coding sequence ATGGTGCAGACGAAACGATACGCCGGCTTGACCGCAGCTAACACAAAGAAAGTCGCCATGGCCGCACCAATGTTTTCGATCATCATCCCCACCTTGAACGTGGCTGCGGTATTGCCTGCCTGCCTCGACAGCATCGCCCGTCAGACCTGCGGTGACTTCGAGCTGGTACTGGTCGACGGCGGCTCGACGGACGAAACCCTCGACATCGCCAACATTTTCGCCCCCAACCTCGGCGAGCGGTTGATCATTCATCGCGACACCGACCAGGGCGTCTACGACGCCATGAACCGCGGCGTGGACCTGGCCACCGGAACGTGGTTGCTCTTTCTGGGCGCGGACGACAGCCTGTACGAGGCTGACACCCTGGCGCGGGTGGCCGCCTTCATTGGCGAACACGAGCCCAGCGATCTGGTATATGGCGACGTGATCATGCGCTCAACCAATTTCCGCTGGGGTGGCGCCTTCGACCTCGACCGTCTGTTGTTCAAGCGCAACATCTGCCATCAGGCGATCTTCTACCGCCGCGGACTCTTCGGCACCATCGGTCCCTACAACCTCCGCTACCGGGTCCTGGCCGACTGGGACTTCAATATTCGCTGCTTTTCCAACCCAGCGCTCGTCACCCGCTACATGCACGTGGTCGTTGCAAGCTACAACGAATTCGGCGGGCTCAGCAATACGATCGTCGACAAGGAGTTTTTGAAGCGGCTGCCGATGTCCACGAGACTCGGCATAAGGCTGGTCATAGTTCTGGTGCGCAGGTGGCCAAAGGTGATCAGCAGGGCCATGGTAATGCGCACCGTCATTTCTTGGCGGCGCCGACGTTAG
- a CDS encoding PGL/p-HBAD biosynthesis glycosyltransferase (This region is a possible MT-complex-specific genomic island (See Becq et al., 2007 PMID:17545187).), whose protein sequence is MEETSVAGDPGPDAGTSTAPNAAPEPVARRQRILFVGEAATLAHVVRPFVLARSLDPSRYEVHFACDPRFNKLLGPLPFPHHPIHTVPSEEVLLKIAQGRLFYNTRTLRKYIAADRKILNEIAPDVVVGDNRLSLSVSARLAGIPYIAIANAYWSPQARRRFPLPDVPWTRFFGVRPVSILYRLYRPLIFALYCLPLNWLRRKHGLSSLGWDLCRIFTDGDYTLYADVPELVPTYNLPANHRYLGPVLWSPDVKPPTWWHSLPTDRPIIYATLGSSGGKNLLQVVLNALADLPVTVIAATAGRNHLKNVPANAFVADYLPGEAAAARSAVVLCNGGSPTTQQALAAGVPVIGLPSNMDQHLNMEALERAGAGVLLRTERLNTEGVAAAVKQVLSGAEFRQAARRLAEAFGPDFAGFPQHIESALRLVC, encoded by the coding sequence ATGGAGGAAACAAGCGTCGCCGGCGACCCGGGACCGGACGCTGGGACGAGCACGGCGCCCAACGCCGCACCGGAGCCTGTCGCTCGCAGGCAACGGATCCTGTTTGTAGGGGAGGCCGCGACCCTGGCCCACGTCGTCCGGCCGTTCGTGTTGGCGCGGTCGCTGGACCCGAGTCGTTATGAGGTCCACTTTGCCTGCGACCCGCGGTTCAATAAGCTTTTGGGCCCGCTCCCGTTCCCACATCACCCGATTCACACCGTCCCCAGCGAGGAGGTTCTCCTTAAAATCGCTCAGGGCCGCCTCTTCTACAACACGCGGACGTTGCGCAAATACATCGCGGCTGACAGGAAGATCCTGAACGAGATCGCACCGGACGTAGTCGTCGGTGACAACCGTCTTTCGCTCTCGGTCAGCGCCCGACTAGCCGGCATTCCGTACATCGCCATCGCGAACGCCTACTGGAGTCCTCAGGCCCGCCGTCGGTTTCCGCTGCCAGACGTGCCGTGGACCCGCTTCTTCGGGGTCAGGCCGGTCAGCATCCTGTACCGCCTGTACCGTCCGTTGATCTTTGCCCTCTATTGTCTCCCGCTCAACTGGCTCCGCCGGAAGCACGGGCTGTCGAGTCTGGGCTGGGATTTGTGCCGCATTTTCACCGACGGTGACTACACCCTGTATGCCGACGTACCCGAGCTGGTGCCGACATACAACCTGCCGGCCAACCATCGATATCTCGGACCCGTCCTGTGGTCGCCCGACGTAAAACCGCCGACTTGGTGGCACTCGCTGCCGACAGACCGGCCGATTATTTATGCGACCCTCGGCAGTTCCGGCGGAAAGAACCTGTTGCAGGTGGTTTTGAACGCCCTGGCCGATTTACCCGTCACGGTGATCGCGGCCACCGCTGGCCGGAACCACCTGAAGAACGTGCCGGCCAACGCCTTCGTCGCGGACTACCTGCCGGGCGAAGCGGCTGCAGCGCGCTCCGCCGTGGTGCTCTGCAACGGCGGCAGCCCGACGACGCAGCAGGCGTTGGCGGCCGGGGTGCCGGTGATCGGGCTCCCCAGCAACATGGACCAGCACTTGAACATGGAGGCCCTTGAGCGGGCCGGCGCCGGCGTTCTCCTGCGAACCGAGCGGCTCAACACTGAAGGCGTGGCGGCAGCCGTAAAGCAGGTGCTCAGTGGGGCCGAGTTCCGACAAGCCGCCCGGCGGCTTGCCGAAGCCTTCGGACCAGACTTTGCCGGATTCCCGCAGCACATCGAAAGTGCGCTGCGGCTCGTCTGCTAA
- the fadD29 gene encoding long-chain-fatty-acid--AMP ligase FadD29 (fatty-acid-AMP synthetase (fatty-acid-AMP synthase)): MKTNSSFHAAGEVATQPAWGTGEQAAQPLNGSTSRFAMSESSLADLLQKAASQYPNRAAYKFIDYDTDPAGFTETVTWWQVHRRAMIVAEELWIYASSGDRVAILAPQGLEYIIAFMGVLQAGLIAVPLPVPQFGIHDERISSALRDSAPSIILTTSSVIDEVTTYAPHACAAQGQSAPIVVAVDALDLSSSRALDPTRFERPSTAYLQYTSGSTRAPAGVVLSHKNVITNCVQLMSDYIGDSEKVPSTPVSWLPFYHDMGLMLGIILPMINQDTAVLMSPMAFLQRPARWMQLLAKHRAQISSAPNFGFELAVRRTSDDDMAGLDLGHVRTIVTGAERVNVATLRRFTERFAPFNLSETAIRPSYGLAEATVYVATAGPGRAPKSVCFDYQQLSVGQAKRAENGSEGANLVSYGAPRASTVRIVDPETRMENPAGTVGEIWVQGDNVGLGYWRNPQQTEATFRARLVTPSPGTSEGPWLRTGDLGVIFEGELFITGRIKELLVVDGANHYPEDIEATIQEITGGRVVAIAVPDDRTEKLVTIIELMKRGRTDEEEKNRLRTVKREVASAISRSHRLRVADVVMVAPGSIPVTTSGKVRRSASVERYLHHEFSRLDAMA; encoded by the coding sequence ATGAAAACCAACTCGTCATTTCATGCCGCGGGCGAGGTGGCGACACAACCGGCATGGGGCACCGGTGAGCAAGCGGCACAACCGCTGAACGGGAGCACATCGCGATTCGCTATGAGCGAGTCGTCGCTCGCTGATCTCCTACAGAAGGCGGCGAGCCAGTACCCCAATCGCGCGGCGTACAAGTTCATTGACTATGACACGGATCCGGCTGGCTTCACCGAAACCGTGACGTGGTGGCAAGTCCACCGGCGAGCGATGATCGTGGCAGAGGAGCTCTGGATATACGCGTCAAGCGGTGATCGGGTCGCGATATTGGCCCCGCAGGGCCTTGAATACATCATCGCCTTTATGGGTGTGCTGCAGGCTGGTCTCATTGCGGTTCCTCTTCCGGTGCCACAATTCGGCATTCACGACGAACGAATATCTTCGGCATTACGAGACTCTGCGCCGTCCATTATTCTTACGACCTCGTCGGTTATTGACGAGGTCACGACATATGCGCCACATGCGTGCGCCGCACAGGGCCAGTCCGCGCCCATCGTCGTGGCTGTGGACGCTCTGGACTTGAGCTCATCCAGAGCGCTCGATCCGACTCGGTTCGAGCGTCCGAGCACAGCATATCTACAGTACACATCCGGTTCGACCCGCGCGCCGGCCGGTGTTGTCCTCTCGCACAAGAATGTCATCACCAACTGCGTACAGCTAATGTCCGATTACATCGGGGATTCGGAAAAGGTTCCGTCAACTCCCGTATCGTGGCTGCCGTTCTATCACGACATGGGGTTGATGCTGGGCATCATTCTCCCGATGATCAATCAAGACACCGCGGTGTTGATGAGTCCCATGGCATTCTTGCAGCGGCCGGCCCGTTGGATGCAATTATTAGCCAAACACCGCGCACAGATTTCCAGCGCACCGAATTTCGGTTTCGAATTGGCGGTACGCAGAACATCCGACGACGATATGGCTGGACTTGACCTCGGGCATGTGCGGACGATCGTCACCGGCGCCGAACGAGTAAACGTCGCGACGCTGCGGCGCTTCACCGAGCGGTTCGCCCCGTTCAACCTCAGCGAGACGGCAATCCGGCCGTCATATGGGCTCGCGGAGGCGACGGTGTACGTGGCGACCGCCGGACCGGGACGCGCGCCGAAGAGTGTTTGCTTTGACTACCAGCAGCTGTCGGTCGGTCAGGCGAAGCGTGCCGAGAACGGCAGCGAGGGAGCCAACCTGGTGAGTTATGGAGCTCCCCGGGCGTCAACCGTGCGGATCGTCGACCCCGAAACCAGGATGGAGAATCCCGCGGGGACGGTTGGCGAAATCTGGGTGCAGGGAGACAACGTCGGCTTGGGCTACTGGCGCAACCCGCAGCAGACGGAGGCGACGTTCCGCGCGCGGCTCGTCACTCCCTCGCCCGGGACTTCGGAAGGTCCGTGGCTGCGGACCGGAGACCTCGGCGTCATTTTCGAGGGCGAACTGTTCATCACGGGTCGCATCAAGGAGCTGTTGGTGGTGGATGGGGCCAACCACTATCCGGAAGACATCGAGGCGACGATCCAGGAAATCACCGGCGGCCGGGTTGTGGCGATTGCGGTGCCCGATGACCGTACTGAAAAGCTGGTAACCATTATCGAACTCATGAAGCGGGGTCGCACAGATGAGGAGGAAAAGAATCGACTCCGCACCGTCAAACGTGAAGTCGCCTCCGCGATATCCAGGTCACATCGTCTGCGCGTCGCGGATGTCGTTATGGTGGCGCCGGGTTCTATTCCGGTCACCACCAGCGGTAAGGTTCGGCGTTCGGCCAGCGTTGAGCGTTACCTACATCACGAATTCAGCCGCCTAGATGCTATGGCATAA